A single Nomascus leucogenys isolate Asia chromosome 14, Asia_NLE_v1, whole genome shotgun sequence DNA region contains:
- the LOC115838285 gene encoding LOW QUALITY PROTEIN: kinesin-like protein KIF19 (The sequence of the model RefSeq protein was modified relative to this genomic sequence to represent the inferred CDS: inserted 2 bases in 1 codon; substituted 1 base at 1 genomic stop codon), which yields MQAARVGYIAPWWVVWLHSVPHLGLCLQPMNSTFSPGDESYQEVKQNLMNVSYHITQDTSIIADLRAEIQRLKCKTDEQTGRGQARGRQDRSDILYIQAEVQLHSGQGEKAGMGQLWEQLVSAFREQMGVWRHLLELENRAMEVQINTSRHLLTTASWKHQKSHRALKWREEQRKECYAKDNSEKDSDTGDDQPDILEPPEVAAAWESIAALVGEQKQLHEQKLALEQRCQELREEGRRLKERQWRVGSGKRREMLSLLCRMHELEMENTLMQLEAVHRREQDCSLCYEIFQGQQQIIDNYNLAVSXLLEELYNVNLRELEEGSLEQATIMDQVASRALQESSLPKITPAGTSLTLDSDLESVKTLSSDAQCLQNSALPPLSTESEGHHVFKAGTGASQAKSSSVPTLPPIQLGSLVTQKAPAQDSLGSWINSXPDSSEKLSEILLSHKERKEILTGAKCISVKAAWQRLWALGTKGRHLLAPTTERRSLSLQSLSEGDDAWLPSPTLQHAASEDKLSSSTGEAPSRAVGHHEDRHLLAAWPEEKPGHEKGGVAGGNSKEGEVPILRDHRARGEVRRGLPALDRMLLPNPKQP from the exons ATGCAGGCAGCGCGCGTGGGCTACATTGCTCCCTGGTGGGTCGTGTGGCTGCACAGTGTCCCGCACCTCGGCCTGTGCCTGCAGCCCATGAACAGCACCTTCAGCCCCGGCGATGAGAGTTACCAGGAG GTGAAGCAGAACCTGATGAACGTCTCCTACCACATCACCCAGGACACCAGCATCATCGCTGACCTGCGGGCCGAGATCCAGCGACTCAAGTGCAAGACTGATGAGCAGACTGGGCGGGGCCAGGCCCGGGGCCGGCAGGATCGGAGTGACATCCTCTACATCCAAG CTGAGGTTCAGCTGCACAGCGGGCAGGGTGAGAAGGCCGGCATGGGACAGCTTTGGGAGCAGCTCGTCAGCGCCTTCCGGGAGCAGATGGGTGTGTGGAGGCACCTGCTGGAGCTGGAGAACCGCGCCATGGAGGTCCAGATTAACACCTCCCGACACCTGCTCACCACCGCCAG CTGGAAGCACCAGAAGTCCCACCGGGCCCTCAAATGGCGGGAGGAGCAGCGGAAGGAGTGCTACGCTAAGGACAACAGCGAGAAGGACTCAGACACAGGCGATGACCAGCCAGACATCCTGGAGCCGCCCGAGGTGGCCGCAGCCTGGGAGAGCATTGCAGCCCTGGTGGGCGAGCAGAAGCAGCTGCATGAGCAGAAG CTGGCGCTGGAGCAGCGCTGCCAGGAGCTGCGCGAGGAGGGCCGGCGCCTGAAGGAGAGGCAGTGGCGCGTAGGCTCTGGGAAGCGGCGCGAGATGCTCAGCCTGCTGTGCCGCATGCACGAGCTCGAGATGGAGAACACCCTGATGCAGCTTGAGGCTGTGCACCGCCGGGAGCAGGACTGCAGTCTCTGCTACGAGATTTTCCAGGGCCAGCAGCAGATCATCGATA ACTACAACCTGGCCGTCTCGTAGCTCCTGGAAGAGCTCTACAATGTGAACCTGCGGGAGCTGGAGGAGGGCAGCCTGGAGCAGGCCACCATCATGGACCAAGTGGCCTCCAGGGCCCTGCAG gagAGCTCCTTGCCCAAAATCACCCCAGCAGGAACCTCGCTGACCCTAGATTCTGACCTGGAGAGTGTGAAGACATTGAGCTCTGATGCCCAGTGCCTGCAGAACAGcgccctccctcccctcagcaCAGAGAG TGAAGGCCACCATGTGTTCAAGGCTGGTACTGGGGCCTCGCAGGCAAAAAGCTCTTCTGTGCCCACCCTACCTCCCATTCAGCTTGGCAGCCTGGTGACGCAGAAG GCTCCGGCGCAGGACAGCCTGGGCAGCTGGATCAACTC CCCCGACAGCAGTGAGAAATTGTCGGAGATCCTTTTGTCCCACAAAG AGAGGAAGGAGATCCTGACTGGCGCCAAGTGCATCTCAGTGAAGGCCGCCTGGCAGCGCTTGTGGGCCCTGGGCACCAAGGGGCGACACCTGCTGGCGCCCACGACAGAGCGCAGAAGCCTGTCCCTGCAGTCACTTAGTGAGGGCGACGATGCGTGGCTGCCCAGCCCCACGCTGCAGCATGCTGCCAGTGAGGATAAGCTGTCCAGCAGCACGGGCGAGGCCCCGTCCCGGGCAGTCGGGCATCATGAGGACAGGCATCTTCTGGCTGCGTGGCCAGAAGAAAAGCCTGGGCATGAAAAGGGAGGAGTCGCTGGAGGCAACTCCAAGGAAGGAGAGGTCCCGATACTTCGAGATCACCGGGCAAGGGGTGAGGTGAGGAGAGGCCTCCCAGCCCTGGACAGAATGCTGTTGCCAAACCCTAAACAGCCCTGA